A genomic region of Balaenoptera acutorostrata chromosome 4, mBalAcu1.1, whole genome shotgun sequence contains the following coding sequences:
- the LOC114237825 gene encoding protein CEBPZOS-like: MDPLAKKIFKGGLIAELVDIFGAYILFKKINTSQDFRQTMRKKCPFILEVYYKSIEHSGMYGIREQDQEKWLNSKN, from the coding sequence ATGGATCCACTGGCAAAGAAGATCTTTAAAGGAGGTTTAATAGCTGAACTTGTGGACATTTTTGGagcatatattttgtttaaaaagataaacacaagccAAGATTTCAGGCAAACAATGAGGAAGAAATGCCCCTTCATCTTGGAAGTTTATTACAAATCCATTGAACACTCTGGAATGTACGGAATCAGAGAGCAAGATCAAGAAAAGTGGCTGAACAGCAAAAATTAG